GACGCTTCCGGGTCGTGCATGCCTGCTGGGATGCCGGCCTGATCGAGCCACTGCGCGCGCTGTTTCCCGATGGCTGCATCGATGAGCACTTCCTTCAGGCGTCGGCCGTGCCGGGCAGTTTCGCCTGCACGGTGTTCGATCGCCTGCTGCGCGGCACCGACATGCGCCTGCCGGATGGTCTGACCATGACCAGCGGCGACGGTCTGGTGCGTTCGTTCTTCCGCACCAAATTCTGGGAAGACGATCCGCAGACTTACGGCGACATCGTGTTCCAGCCCGACGCACTGCCGGAGCCGGTGGCGCAGAAGCCGCTGACCTCCAGCGAAAAGAATTCCCTGCTGCGCTACGGCGTCGATGAGCCGTTGCTGTTCGTCGGCCACTACTGGCGCAGCGGCAAACCGGCGCCGATCCGCCCGAACCTTGCGTGCCTGGATTACAGCGCGGTGCTGTACGGCAAGCTGGTGGCCTATCGTCTGGATCAGGAAACCCGCCTCGATCCGCATAAATTTGTCTGGGTCGACGTCGAGCGGCCGGAGGTGCTGCGATGAGTGCGGTAGCGGTATTGCGTCTGCCACTGGCGGCGGACCTGAGCGGTTTCGTCAAACTGCTGCAACGCATGCAAGTGCCTCACCGCGTCAGCGAAGAGTCGGGCGAGCAAGTGTTGTGGGTACCCTCGGAAATCAGCGAAGACGTGCGCTCGCTGTACGAGCGTTTCCCGGCGGGCGACCCGGATCAGCAACTGGAAATTCCGGCGGCGCCGACGTTCAAGCGCCCGAGCTTCGCCGAGCAACTGAAACATGCCAAGGCAACCGGCTTCATCCTGTTGCTGAGCCTGCTGGTGGGCGGCCTGACGTATCTGGGCGATAACCTCGACACGATGCGCTGGCTGACCTTCCTCGATTTCCGCGTAGTCGGCGACTACATCCACTTCACTCCGCTGGC
The window above is part of the Pseudomonas fluorescens genome. Proteins encoded here:
- a CDS encoding metallophosphoesterase; the encoded protein is MMLDPARSYDLIGDVHGCALTLEHLLDRLGYHKQGGVWRHPSRMAVFVGDIIDRGPRIREALHIVHDMVEAGQALCIMGNHEFNALGWSTPAPPGSGKQFVREHTPRHARLLHETLTQFEDHPGDWHDFQRWFYELPLFVDAGRFRVVHACWDAGLIEPLRALFPDGCIDEHFLQASAVPGSFACTVFDRLLRGTDMRLPDGLTMTSGDGLVRSFFRTKFWEDDPQTYGDIVFQPDALPEPVAQKPLTSSEKNSLLRYGVDEPLLFVGHYWRSGKPAPIRPNLACLDYSAVLYGKLVAYRLDQETRLDPHKFVWVDVERPEVLR